The genomic interval AGAGTATTAGGTATCAAATATTCACTTTAGTTTTCATAAGTAATTATTCCCtcatttccatttttcttcaagtatatttgtattaattagaATATTATAGTTTATAGGCAATAGAATAGTTTGACTTTGTTGTTAACTaatgttttttaataattgtaaGCATTCTAAGTGCTTAGGCTTTTTTAGGTTTCTgtttacatatttttgttggctAATGCTTGTGTACGTTTTATTGTTGGTTGATGTTGTGTATgcttttgggggggggggggggggcaatTTGTAAGCATACTGTGAATAAAATTTGGTTCATTTGAAGATTGATGTACATTTATGTATTTGTAACTAAGcagcatttcaaaatttcattacattgatgcattttcttttatttctatgTATGCAGGaacttgttgttgttgttcatTGCTTATATATGCTACTGGTGATCAGGCGATTAACATACATTGATGTTTCTTTTTGGAgtcaatttcaatattttaagcTATATATTTTTGGTAGTTATCTCTTAGTTAACTAATCAATGTATATGTTTATTACCTGGATTGAATTTATCTTCTACTTTATATTTTGGAATACTggatataaatatatgtatgttggattatactttataaaaatttattatgtgaTTTACTAAAccaatttgtattttttttaaattgtaatggatttattttagaattttattatttaggaattgtaaaaaaaggataattgaaattgaaaaatatctaTCATGCACATGTGACAGAATATATTTCCCATCGTGACAAAAATCTATCATCCACTTGTGACAGAAATGATTGCCACATTACCATAATGTTAGTAGCCACATCATATGCCACGTTTGCAAATTATTCCACATGTACAAATATGTCAGATTCCACATCagttacattaaaaaaaattataattaacatGTCAGCCAATTGTGGGACCAGATATGCCAACTCAATTGCCAAATAGGATGCCACATCAACAAAATACTATACATATAAGTTGCCACGTGTGAAAGTATATTTTTAACACTGTTTCTTGATAGTTATATTATGTcacaaatcaataaatattcTGTCACAACATTCTTATCGTGGCTTTtgtgacaaaaaataattatgccAGTAACATTATTTGTGacaaaataattctattaGAAATGATCAGTTTTGTAGTAGTGTTAGGATTATATATAATCTATGATTTTTCAAGAAGGTAGTAGAATTTGAAAGGCCtaggattgaaaaaaaaattaatcagtAATCACTCTTCAGGCGCCATCACAATTCACAATCAATATAGATGCTACCCAAAACTACATTTTTTCCAGCGGGCAAAGGGAAATAGATAATTGCAACTTACATCACATGGCTGGTGAAAAATCTTTATtgcaacttacataccatcttggaattttctttataaacataaaaaaaaattctttgttGCAACTTACATTTCtttcaaaggaaaaaagagatgCTATATTGAAAAACACAAGCAAATCCTACATCCCCGATGTCTATCTATGGAGAAACAAACACCCTATGGACTGTTTTTAGAAAGTTGTACTTTTGAGGTTTCTTTGCAATTGGATTGCCAAATTGTCTGAGAGAGAAAACGCCGCCTGTATAACTAAATATTGtagttattttcttaaaaaaattataactttgTGGACAATCCAAATGCCACAAACAATTTCTTTCGAGATCAAGAACGAATACTTGTCCACCTAGTGCTTCAACAAAAAGCAACCCACGACTGCTAACACCAATTTCAAATTGTTGACGTTCTCTCCAAAAACTTATATCGGCAGCTCTGAAAAGGCCATTGTGATTCGGATCTGATCCTCTCGCCCAAACTTGAGTACTAATTCTGTATTCTCTTACCCAAGTCTCTTTTaccttttaataataatctttcaaCATCCAAATTTCAATGTGTCTATCAGATTGAAAACTAACAACTGCCAAGAATCCCCTGAGATTAATCAACCGAAGCCTCCTATAATGTTTACCTTGGCATCCAAAATCTGGTAGGGGAGTCTCATTAAGTTGCTCATTCTTGAAGTCGAAAGATATAATGCGTGCTTCATGATCACTTCCAAATTCCCAATTCTTCCAGTGCATGTCTCCATATGCAGACAAACCAAATTCAGATAGACACTGCAGTTGAAGTTTATTGTTAGAGAGGCGGATTGATGATGGAGAAGCGTGTCGCCAGGAATGTGTGCCAAGAGTGTATACCTCAATTTCAAGATTATTCCTCGGCTCTCTACCCAACCGAACAATCTTGTAAGAATTGGTAGCACTATCAAATCCAATTCCGTAACTTGTCAAACTTCTCAGCAAGAGAAAGTCCTTGGAACAATCTTGTAATGGCTTTGGCAGCTCTAAAACTTCTCCTCTGAGAGGATTGCACAAAAAGAGTTTGTTCCTACCAGCCCAACAATCTTGAAGCAATAATAAACCATAAGcaacaaattcaacaaaaacatAGTAATGGTCTCTCTTTGAGTAATCCAAGATTGGTGATGGACAATCACTTTCCTTGATAATATTACCGTCGAATGTTAATGCCGCTCGGCGTTTTCGATCGAAAGCGTCAATATAATTGCACAACGGTAGAAAGTTGAGGTTTGTCGGCAACAGCCAGTCGTGTGGACATATGCATGTTAGCAAAACGAAGGCTGCCGTCAATTATGTCACGCCAGCTCTTGGAGATCGATTGGAAACGCATAAGTGATTTTACGGGCAATCTTATAAAGATTTCGTACACGATATCCACAGGTACTTTAACTTCAGAAGAGTTCCATTGTTTCTCTTAGTGAAAAATCTATTAGCAGCAGCCAAGCTTTTGTGTCTTCTCTAAAtctttggaattttttttaaaatcctaCGTTATGGATCTGTTTGTGTTAAATAGGAAAGGCTACAATTCTGTTCCTTCTAGAATctagaatataaataattgttaatgatTTCTTacgattgaaaaaaaaaataagagaaaaaattagaattaaaacaaattgacTTGGCTGACGACAGAAGAAAAGAACATGGTGATAGTTTTTGGAGTTAGCACTTAGGATTTGGAATTTTAGTTGGCCACCACAACATAAGAAAGTTGTAAGTTGCTCTCCTAATCTTAGTCTTCTTAGGTTTGAAGAATCTAACGACATGGCCAGTTATAATGTTACACGGtcaaaatgtatttatttatttttttcatagcaTGTCCTTTTAACTTCCCTAAtattcctttaaaaaaaattcaataatttatctCCAAAGAATACTCTCTCACcaccaataattatttttgagagactaaatatgaaatgaaattctttttccttgtatATTCTAACCGATTTCTTCTAAACTTATATCTCTTCCAAAACATCTAAACTGAAGAGAACCTCGGatttgtataataataaaaccgAGGATAAGCCTAAATGGCACATTGTGGCGCATTATAATGCACCACAATGAGCTCCCAAAATTTCCCAAGCACACtcttagtaataaattaatgtgagCAATGTTATAAAACCatataatgttatatttaaaaCACAGCCTAAGGATAGGGACGGCAAAAAACCTCCGACCTGCCCAGCCTATTACCACAGACTTTGGCCCAGGCCTCATTATAAAGGGTTTGGATGATGGCTTAAGGGAAAAAGGTCTAAGATAGGCTTAagttctctatttttttaaaaaataaattataaattaaaatttaaaaataataaaaatttgaataaaagaaaGTTTAAAGCCCTAATTCATGtatatcaataatgaattaaaaaaaataaaattataatattaaactctcttttaactattaattaattaaaatggtgcttgaattagagaatctacaattaaaaaattaaatctctaaacttttttactttattttctttctttattattttattttaaaatatttatttatttttaattcataattgaTTATACACAACTTGTtgactatttatttatttcatgtttataacaatttaaaattttttaaaaataagtaaaagtcCAAACTCAATCTAGGCCTGAAATGGTTCCAACCCAAGCCCAACCTTTATACTTTCTCTCTAAGGGGATTGGGCCTGGATTTGAAAAAACCGAGCCCAATGTTGCATTTTGCCTTCCTTACCCAAGGGTTTTAGACTTGTGGAGTATACATCCATATATATTTGCgcgaaaatataataataaaaatgatatctTAAGATATAAAGTGCGTTGTTGCACAAAGGTTCTCGTGACGACATAATATTGGCTAcaagtagggatggcaatgggcaccgcccgcagcgggtttgccattaccaaacccaaacccgcacaaaatttaaattaccaaacccacccgcagcgggttttaacaattaccaaacccgcaatggtatccggcggattttttgcgggtttccgtatttaaaatcacaaatgtttaatatataaatttataataataacctcaaattccatataacatactcaattttatatttaaataatgtaaatgaaaaattaaaatttccacatcaattcaacacaaattctcaaatttaagtataaattacacaaatccatttaaaaaacgcaaactagtatctaaaaataataattacatttcatattatcatttaaaacaagctccaagagaagatattcatttcattcaccaccataagcacccatccaacacaatgcctataataataattaagattaatattttcaaatactaattcgaaggaaaatgcctttagttttctttagattatgactttagaataggatATAggccacatacacacatacacaagtttgagcctttggctatttggtaatttaattaatgacattattttctttatacatttttagattaaaattaaactaaaaatatttgaaaaaaatattgcgggtttggtggatatccatgcgggtatccaccggatataaggttaataccaaacccacccgcatccatgtgcgggttttaatttataatactaaacccgcccgcaacagataaaattacccgcaacgggcgggttttggcgggtgggtttgggcgggtttgcgggtttgcgggtacaattgccatccctaactACAAGGTACATATTTTCTTAGCCGTTAACATTTACGTTTCGGTCTTAGTTTGACGGTACGAGAGAGACTTGACATGTGTCCTATGTAGTGTTATAGTACTTAGATTATTCACGCTGAGCCATAGCACTCAAAGAATCGGCCCAAGCCCAAACATTAAACCCTTTGCTCCTCTTTCAATCTTAAATACCATTAAACCTCATTCCTAATTTGCCAAATCGCTAAGGACCAATCTAATGAGCTCAAAAGAGAAACCAAAGCCGACCATAGTAAAAATAGAGATGGTAGTAGATTTGTCAAATCACATCAACATCCTTTAAACACCAAATATTTTCATCCTTATTATTACTTCGACATGAGTGATTGCGGTCATATGATCAGTAAAATTTCGCCTTGgccaattaataataataataacaaaaactaTGATgacgtttatttttttaacttaatgatttaaaatgacttaacttaattcattaatttaactagagatatttctttttataacttaataggactttttagataattttgacttaataaaataagtcaatTTTTTCGGCTTTTACTGAATGGAGAAAtctgaataaaattaatttctaataccaaaaatattcctattttataatttatttttcatacatatcccaaaactcacccgTAGACGTTTACCCCACATAatctcatctttatttttttcagccATCATGGAATCTCTCCTCACTTTACTTCTCTCATCAAGTTCTTGAATCTCTCATTAATTTCTTGTTGGGCAAGCACTTGACATGggcctcttcttcttcttcttattctttttgcAACATTTACTTATATACTAATCAACTTTGCTACTTTCTTTGTGTCTGACAAACTTTGTAATGTGTTTTGGGTATTATTCAAATGAATGttcaaaacttatttttgttgaaatagTTAGTTAATCTTTGGGTGATCATTTTGGAAGAATGTTACTCAGCtgtttgatttcatttttttttaaataattgagatGATGTTGTGTATTATCAAATTGACTGAATGCAGCTATGGCATTACATGTTTTTCTTTCGTAATTGGTTGAAGGAGTTTTCATAGAGCTATCTTGGGTGGTTATGACTTTTCCAATCTTTTtgaatgaaattaacaaatgaCAGAAATTAAGAATCGCTGAAATTAGTAGTCCACTAATGATTCCATTTGATTGTTTTCTAtagaattttcttataaatgtCATCAAAATAGGAAAGAGCGAATAGGACTGATCCTATTTAtaggaaatattttattatattttattgatctTTGCATGGGTGAAGATCATTCATTACAATTGAACCCAATTTAATATAAAGGGATATTATCAACTACTCACTAGAGATTTCTTGACATATCAATTTATCACCAAGACTTTCTGATTATTACATTTTACTACCTAATATTTCAGCACTTATCATTTTATCACCAAAACcttaatattgttaaaaaattgcTGAAGTCACGAGGATATTTGCGGAAGTTTAAGCCAAAGTTATTTTCTCAGCTCTTTTGTAGATTGAGTGGTGATATTTAACCTCCCTTAGTAATCATACCAAGCCCCACTTTTCAGTTAaccttattaaaaattttaagctaATCGTTATCTCTCAACATACTTCACCTAATCTCAAATTTACcgttattataatttttatcttttctccAAGCACCCAccaaataaaacttataaaatttattttaaaaagtgaaataaaaaatctaaaaatcactataatctctctctcttttttgaaGGTTTTATCGATCGTTAccataatcataaaaaaagatttgataCTTGTTCATCATCCTCTATtaagtattataatttaatttcttctataATTACAAAAGTAAAGTATAAGAAGATAtagtaatttgaaaaattaaaagaaattagggtttaagaaattatattaGTTAAATTAGATATTAATAGAAATTTTCATGTGCGTACACTTaaaagctatatatatatatatatatatatatatatatagtcatttTCAGGTGTGGGcacctttattttcttttttaatgcgGACACGCTCCTAAACTATGCAGTTTAAAAGagttatttttcaataagttATAAAGTTGTATAATTTAAGAGAGTTAAAAACTAATTCAGCGTGTCtgcatgaaaaaaataagctCATCGCACTAGAGAAGggctacacacacacacacacacacacacacacacatacatacatacataaagaGAGTGCTTTCTAATAAGGATCTTGCACTTTAGTCAAAGTTTAGTATCTCAATTAAAGCCATCTGATTTTTCATATAATCTACTAATTTTAGTAGTTTGAAAACTTTTGCTTTTTGACGACTAACTaggaaaattgtaaataaattaaatctgagccttggatattttaaatattatgtgtCAAAATTTGTCACAAAgattaagaaattaagagCCTTGATCATTGTGGTCCGTAGTCcactaattaaaacaatattagTTAGTTGTACTTCAGATATATAAAATTACGTGCTATGACCGAATCAAACTAATTTAAGTACTcgtagtaattaaaaataataatataagttactagttgtaataattaaaaataacaataagttACAAGttgcaataataaaaaaaaatagtgaagtACAAGCTATTTCTAGCTAAGCaagaaaaacttttattatactttttttGGCAAcgagttattaattattagacGCCTTCAAGTTTGTTGACTTATTATGTATTTAGTATAATTTCTCTTCTAAGACGAGCAACTTGAGTTTAGTAGGAGGTTTATtgacaaacaatctaaaaTTCAAGTGATATCTGTAGGCACTAGTCTGAATATATGCTCAACCAATGTAGTGAATATCCACAGTGAAGGAAACAATAGCGTCAAccattttttgtgattaagaAACTTGATTCACAGGTAGAGGATATTAAAGGGTTGTGTGCACATATAGAGGTGCTAATTGCTCGTGTAGAATCtcaaaataagtttttacATGACATCGTATCAGTGGTTAAGTCAGGGGGTCCATCAAAATCTCATTGTGATTGCGACACATTTGTGAAAAGAGATAAGAAATGTATGGTAAACCTACCAAATAGAGAGATGTTAGAGGGGATCAAAGAGAAATTTCAAttgatcttaattttaatatgattggaattgacaagaaataactgaattaaaatgtcaaaatgTGGATGATAAGCACGACGTGTTCGTTGAGGTGCCGTTTAGTCAATTTTGGTTATTTGGTCGTATATAAATGGTGATTTGATATGTAACTaagtcatttttatttttcaagttaaagataatgtttcaaaatttattcttttgctgAACGCATTCACATATAACATCGACAAGATGGGGAAATGTCAattcttagtttaaaaaaaaactatagcTCACCCACATCACCCTTTAGAGCAAGTCCATTTGTGGTCTCAAAGCAGAGTGTGAAGTCACGTATTCATCAACTGatagaagagaagaaaaaatactCAATGACGGTGACAAATGActaatgtttcttttgttaTCATAGCTGAGGATCATTGTagtatataatatatgtaaGTGTGGGGAAAGGGACCATCACAAGCCACTGCAAATTAAGTGGAAACAAAACTCTTTCCCTCTTTGtgtgattaaaatagaatgtgtaccataaataaataggcagaaaataaaccaacacaatccaaagaaaaaaaaaacaatcacaAAAGACACAGATTTTTACGTGGAAAAACCAAAGTGGGAAAAATTACAAGACTATAGTCCGATAAAATCTTTCACTATATTAATGAGATTACAACACAAATTCgtctctaaataatattagaggCTAATAACATCAATAATCTCAATATTCTTGACTTACTGTAACAGCCTAATAACTGTCTctctaataaatagatatcTCAAATAACAGCTAGCGAGgggataaataaaaatgaagatcAGTAGGATTGTAAGGGCGATGCCAGGAACTTACCCTCAAAATTTGGGATAAAATAGAGCTAAAATTGTCTTTCGATTGTCCAATCAAAGATTGAAATCACTATTCACAAATTAAAACCTCCATagtcttttctctctctcccctcTTCTTCTGTACGCACACATTATCTAGAGCGAGGACTTTCACttgcttttatatattttcttttggttaaTTTCATATAAGT from Citrus sinensis cultivar Valencia sweet orange chromosome 9, DVS_A1.0, whole genome shotgun sequence carries:
- the LOC127899816 gene encoding F-box/kelch-repeat protein At3g06240-like; translation: MRPGPKSVVIGWAAFVLLTCICPHDWLLPTNLNFLPLCNYIDAFDRKRRAALTFDGNIIKESDCPSPILDYSKRDHYYVFVEFVAYGLLLLQDCWAGRNKLFLCNPLRGEVLELPKPLQDCSKDFLLLRSLTSYGIGFDSATNSYKIVRLGREPRNNLEIEVYTLGTHSWRHASPSSIRLSNNKLQLQCLSEFGLSAYGDMHWKNWEFGSDHEARIISFDFKNEQLNETPLPDFGCQGKHYRRLRLINLRGFLAVVSFQSDRHIEIWMLKDYY